A portion of the Thalassotalea sp. LPB0316 genome contains these proteins:
- the flgN gene encoding flagellar export chaperone FlgN, whose amino-acid sequence MPAPLTVKQLIEHQEASLLALEKLLLQEKDILTKQDPQALVAITEEKQTLLQAIEQGDKSLSLHPHFKRDLENEENAQLLVQAREILERCKTLNQVNGQVIAQSEVAVERMRSSLLEKNSKSTMTYDAKGKKSGGLSRMGIKA is encoded by the coding sequence ATGCCGGCACCATTGACAGTTAAACAATTAATCGAACATCAAGAAGCTTCCCTACTTGCGTTAGAGAAGCTTTTATTGCAAGAAAAAGATATTCTCACCAAACAAGACCCTCAAGCACTGGTCGCCATCACTGAAGAAAAACAGACATTGCTTCAAGCAATCGAACAAGGTGATAAGTCTCTATCACTTCACCCTCACTTTAAACGCGATCTGGAAAACGAAGAAAATGCGCAACTTTTGGTTCAGGCACGAGAAATTCTAGAGCGTTGCAAAACGCTTAATCAAGTCAATGGGCAAGTTATTGCTCAATCAGAGGTAGCCGTTGAACGAATGCGCTCTAGCTTGCTTGAAAAGAATAGTAAGTCAACGATGACTTATGATGCCAAAGGTA
- the flgM gene encoding flagellar biosynthesis anti-sigma factor FlgM translates to MAININNLGNSNPLTKVADQNAKQQAAQTAQQTSSAPQARQDSVSITPQAQQLAKLQQKSANEPEVNQKKVEQLKKAIVSGEYKIDPDKLAASIANFEFKLDE, encoded by the coding sequence ATGGCTATTAATATCAACAACTTAGGTAATTCAAATCCATTAACCAAAGTTGCCGATCAAAATGCGAAACAACAAGCAGCACAAACAGCTCAACAAACGAGTTCTGCGCCGCAAGCTCGTCAAGATTCTGTTTCTATAACTCCTCAGGCACAACAGCTAGCAAAATTACAGCAAAAATCAGCTAATGAGCCAGAAGTGAATCAGAAAAAAGTTGAGCAACTTAAAAAAGCAATTGTTTCAGGGGAATATAAAATTGACCCAGACAAACTCGCTGCAAGTATTGCTAACTTTGAATTTAAGTTAGACGAATAG